In the genome of Acaryochloris sp. CCMEE 5410, the window TGCAAAGAGACGGGGAGTTGGTAAATATGCGGAAAAGGACTGAGGCTGGACTGGGACCATTGCTGTTCAATGAGGATCTGCTGTTCAACCCATCGCTGCAAGAGCACTTCAGCCTCGGTAATGGGGCAGAACCACAGAGTCGCGGCAGTTTTAGCCGTAAAGGTTGCGTTTTTAGCCAGAATTCCCAACCAGGAGAATCGTTGCTCTTCTTCTGCATTCAGAGCAAACGACTGAGACAGGTCAGACGGGGGTTGACTTGCCTCCAGGGTCTGTATCCGATCAGCGAATGAGCCTGCGGCTAAGTCTTCCGCTACAGGGCTCGATTCATCTATGGATCCTGCCGATGCCAAGGGAGGAAGAATAGTGTCTAAACGGCTCACAAAAGCGAATACTAAGTTCGGAGACAGCCAAACTTAGTATTCCCAATGGTTTTGGCCGATGGGACAATTTGCCCCTTATCTGCCTCTATCAATGGCCCTCAGGCCTTGTGGTGAGAACAGGAGAAATTAATCATCCTCCTGAATCCAGGCCTCAACAATCCGTGAGGGAATGCGAATCACAGGATGCTCAAAGAGAGCTTCAATGGCAGCATCCCCCCCGGCCTGCAGGGCGCGTTGAAGACGCTTTTGCAGGGAAGTATCCATTTTGACTGCTGCCTCTACAGAACGTTCGGCCTGAATCCCACCCAACTTCGATTGGGCCACGATTCCTAGAACATTCTGGACATCGGCACGCAAAGCGATAAAGTCGTTTTCTGACATCTGCGGCTCAATGGGCTTTGGAGCAGGGTCTGATTTGACGATGTTCTGGACTGCCCCCGCAATATCCATACCCGTGGTATGGCGAATCTGCTCTAGAAATGCAGCGGCTTTCGTCGCGCCTCCGCCATTCGTTGTATCCACAACTGTGACATTTTGAACCGTCACATCCGGCACTGTAGCAGTTAGGGTCGAGAGCAGTACTTCCAGTTTCTGCAATAGGAAAATATCGCGAGCGCTACTACCTGCTTTCTGCCAGGATTCTGCGAGTCGCAACGTGCCTTCTGCCTGGGCTTTGCCATCCTCAATAATCTGGGCTGCATCTCCTTGGGCGCGGGCAATGGCCCGTTTGCATTTCGCTTCGGCAGGGGCCACCACATCGGCCTGGAGCTGTTGTTCCACCTGTTTGATCCGCTCCTGTTGCACCGGAATCTCCGCTTGAATTCGAGCTAACTCTGAGGCAATCTCGGCTTCGGATTCTGCAACAACCGCGCCGCGCTTGGTTTTAGCATCCTGAATTCGACGTTCCGCTTCAGCAGTAGCAATGCCGATGTCGCGGTCTAATCGCTTGAGAGACGTGATCCGTTCATTTTCGGCGGCTTTAATGGTGGATTCGGCCTGGGCTTCCGCTTCCGAAATCCGAGCATCTCGCTGCAGATCCGCTTGCTGTTTGCGACCAATGGAATCTAGGTAGCGCACATCATCAGAAATATTTTGAATCTGTAGGGTATCTAGGACTAACCCCAGCTGTTCTAAATCATCTTCAGCTTCTTCCAGTAGGCTTTTGGCAAAGGCAATTTTGTCTTCATTCACCTGCTCAGGGGTTAGGCTAGCCAAAACGCCCCGTAGATTGCCTTCAAGGGTTTCCTTGGCAATTTGCTCAATTTCTTTGCGGCTTTTCCCCAACAGTCGTTCAATGGCATTGTGAATGGTAGGTTCTTCCCCAGCAATTTTGATGTTAGCAACCCCTTCCACCTGCAGCGGAATGCCCCCTTTGGAATAGGCATTAGAAACCCGCAAGTCAATAATCATATTGGTGAGGTCCATGCGTAAGGCCCTTTCCAGCAAGGGCTTACGCACACTGCGACCACCTTTGACGAGGCGATACCCGACCCGCTTTCCATCGGCGGATCGCTGAGTACTCCCCGCAAAGATAAGGACTTCACTGGGCTGGCAAATATACAGGAGATTGCGGATAACTAAAGCAACGGCCCCCGTTCCTAACCCCATCACGCCCAACAGGGCAATCACTAATTCCATGTCTACTCTCCTTTATCCTCATGCTGGGCTTTCAGGGTGCCAGTGACGTCAATGCCGAGGGTTTGATCGACCCGCTCGAGGAATTGTCGCACCATTTCTGGGTAAGCATTTACCAAGCTGGCAATGGACTGTCCATCCCCGTTATCAATGACATTGATCCGTTCTAATTTGACCCGATTGGGAATCTCTGCTGCCTGTTGCAGCACCATCTCAATTTGCTGAATTAAGAAGACTTCTGAAGCATCCGTCCCGGTTTCTTCCCAGACCTTGGACAACATATCGTTGACTTGGGCTGCGGCTTTGGCGTTTTCTCCTAAGCTGGCTGCTTCTCCTCGAGCCTGCAATGCCTTGGCCTGCCGCTGGGCTTCTGCGGGAAGCACCTCATCTGCTTCTAGGCGCAACCGCTCTAAATCGGCCCGCATGGCTTGGAGTTGCTGTTCGGCCCGGGCGCGGGCTTCTTTCCCTGCAGCAATGGTTCGTTCTTCTTCAGATTTGGCTCGCTGTTCTAGCTCCGCTTTAATTTTGCGTAGCTCGTTTTGCTTTTCCTGAACAATGGCTAGGGCCTGGGTTTGAGCGACTTCTGACTGCTGCTGACAGTCAGCTTCAATCCGCTCAGCTTCTCCCATGGCGTTGGACTCGGCAATCTCGGCGTCCCGGACAATCTGGGCAATTTGTCTCCGACCGATGGAGCTAAGATAATCAACCTCATCGGCGACGCTCTGGATTTTGAGGGTATCCAGCTGTAACCCCAGCTTTGCCAGTTCTCGCGAGACGTCCTGGGCAATGCGCTCGGCAAATTCCAGTCGGTCTTCGTTGATTTGTTCGGGGGTCAGCAAAGCCACCACACCTCGCAAATTTCCCTCTAAGGTTTCTCGGGCCACCCGAAGTATTTCTTTGCGATCGCGATCGAGGAATCGCTCAATGGCATTCCCAACCACCGCCGGATCACTGGAGATTTTGACGTTGGCAATGGCTTGGATATCGAGGGGTGTCCCTCCCCGAGAATAGGCATTTTTGACTTCAACGGGGACGGGCATGGTGGTCATGTCCATGATTTTGACAGATTCCAAGATGGGAATCGAAATCACTCGGCCCCCAAAAATAACCCGATAGCCAACGGTTTGACCGTCTTTAGTGCGATGTTTGCGCCCCGATAAAATCAAGATTTCATTGGGATTGCAAATTCGCAAAAAATTCTTGAGAAACCAAACGACCAGAATGACACCAAAAATGGACACCGCAATCGGCACTGCCGCAGGTATACCAGCTTCCTCCTGATTCACTCTAGTTGAAGATTCAACTTGGGCAATCAATTGGGATTGCTCCCAAATGGGCTGATCAACAGACTCACTCATAGATTGAAATTTCCTGCTACTTACCATGTCAAAAAACACAACAATGTAACGACAACACAAAACAGAAATTCGCTACTAGGTGTTGCAAAAAACGCTAAAACTCAGGGTTGACCGCTGCTCAACGCATCTGGCGGCTGATTAAACGAATCACTAGAGACGACCCAAACTCTGTTCTCTTGGGTACCCACGACGACCACTTGCTCACCGGGCCGAAAAGAACCATTGCCATCGGTAAAGGCTACAACTTCCAGGATGCTACCCTTTACTTTTAAGCGGACTTTGCCTCGGGATTGGGCATCAAAGGGGATTTCAACCGTG includes:
- a CDS encoding flotillin family protein, which gives rise to MELVIALLGVMGLGTGAVALVIRNLLYICQPSEVLIFAGSTQRSADGKRVGYRLVKGGRSVRKPLLERALRMDLTNMIIDLRVSNAYSKGGIPLQVEGVANIKIAGEEPTIHNAIERLLGKSRKEIEQIAKETLEGNLRGVLASLTPEQVNEDKIAFAKSLLEEAEDDLEQLGLVLDTLQIQNISDDVRYLDSIGRKQQADLQRDARISEAEAQAESTIKAAENERITSLKRLDRDIGIATAEAERRIQDAKTKRGAVVAESEAEIASELARIQAEIPVQQERIKQVEQQLQADVVAPAEAKCKRAIARAQGDAAQIIEDGKAQAEGTLRLAESWQKAGSSARDIFLLQKLEVLLSTLTATVPDVTVQNVTVVDTTNGGGATKAAAFLEQIRHTTGMDIAGAVQNIVKSDPAPKPIEPQMSENDFIALRADVQNVLGIVAQSKLGGIQAERSVEAAVKMDTSLQKRLQRALQAGGDAAIEALFEHPVIRIPSRIVEAWIQEDD
- a CDS encoding flotillin family protein, whose amino-acid sequence is MSESVDQPIWEQSQLIAQVESSTRVNQEEAGIPAAVPIAVSIFGVILVVWFLKNFLRICNPNEILILSGRKHRTKDGQTVGYRVIFGGRVISIPILESVKIMDMTTMPVPVEVKNAYSRGGTPLDIQAIANVKISSDPAVVGNAIERFLDRDRKEILRVARETLEGNLRGVVALLTPEQINEDRLEFAERIAQDVSRELAKLGLQLDTLKIQSVADEVDYLSSIGRRQIAQIVRDAEIAESNAMGEAERIEADCQQQSEVAQTQALAIVQEKQNELRKIKAELEQRAKSEEERTIAAGKEARARAEQQLQAMRADLERLRLEADEVLPAEAQRQAKALQARGEAASLGENAKAAAQVNDMLSKVWEETGTDASEVFLIQQIEMVLQQAAEIPNRVKLERINVIDNGDGQSIASLVNAYPEMVRQFLERVDQTLGIDVTGTLKAQHEDKGE